Genomic window (Staphylococcus debuckii):
AAATAGCGTTGATCATGTGATAAACGGACTCCTGCTAACTTACTTTCATCTTTGAAATCTCCAGGCAATGTAGAATAATTAGCAATTTCTTCAAAATGACCATTCACATATTGAGTCACGCTGACTTTGTTGGCTAATTCATGCACCACATATGCGAATTTGCCATTTTTATGAAATTCAATATGACGCGGACCAAAACCTGCTTCAAACTCTGAAATGGCTGCGACATCATATCCATTTTCATTAAAGGAATAACTTACAATACGATCTGTCCCTAAATCACAAGCAGCTACAAACTTTTTATCAGGCGTTTGATGTGCATAGTGTACATGTGGATGATCTTGTCTCTCATGTGGTCCTGTTTTATAGTTATGTTTCAATTCCTCTATTAAGCTGACTACTTCACCTGTTGCAGAATCCAACTCATATAAACGAATAATGCCTGCTCCGTACACCGCTTCAAATAAATATTCTCCATCATCAGATACAGAAATATAACATCCTGTTCCTTCAACAGAATCTAAACATTTATTCAGCAATACTAGTTCGCCATCATTTTCAATGCGGAAACTAGCAATACCGCAGCGTTCGCCTTCTTTAGTAATCGCATATAAGAATTGATTTTTCCTTGTTAAGTATGTCGAAGCTTCAATTTCAAATCCTGTTTCTACTTTTTCAATTGCAGCTTTCGATTCATCCAATACGAAACGGTAAATCCCCTTACCTTCTTTTTTCGTATAAGATCCAATGTAACCTGATTTTGTCATTTTTTACCCTCCTTTATTAATATTCATTGTAAGATATTCCCGCTAAAAAAGATAATACTTCAGTTTTTTCTCTCCATTCTCAGCTCAAAAAAATTTAAGAATTAAACTTGCAAATGCGAACAAATGTTCGTATAATAAAATTATCAACTTGAACCACAAGCAGGTGATATCTTTGAAGGACTCACAATCGGAAACAGATTATCGAAAAATCCCACGCAGCCAATTAGAAACAAACATCCCTCAAGGAAGAGGGATGGTGAAATGGGCCCCATTCATTATATGTACTAAATTAATATAAATATAATATTAACAATAAATCTAACATAATAAACATATATTATATGTCAAATTTAAAAAGACACCGATTAAAAAACGGTATCTTTTCTAGCTTAGCAACATTTATTATTTTCTTTTTTCTCATCCTTCTCTTCTTTAACATCTTTACTTTCTTCAATTTCTACAGAGCAACATTCTTGGTCTTTGGGTTTTAATTTATTCAACACATCTTTGATTCCCATTTAATTCACCTCCTTAAATAATTGAATTAACAATTAAGCCAGTAGCAATAGCTACAACTAAAATTGCGATAATAAATGATATTACAAATTTTTTCTTGAATAGCTTAGATAGCAATACAACTTCTGGAATACTTGCACCAGCGCCACCAATGATCAACGCAACAACTGTTCCTAAAGACATTCCTTTTGATACTAACGCTTCAGCTATAGGTAACATTGTTTCGGGTCTAATATACATAGGAATTCCTATAATAGAAGAAATGAATACGGGTAAAACACCATCTCCACTTGCATATTTAGTAATAAATGTTTCGGGTACGAACCCATATATAAAGGCACCAATAAACACACCAATAAATAGGTAAGGAAGCATTGGATATAAAAATGCCCACGCATCATTTAATGCTTGTTTAAAACGAGATCCTTCTTTATTGGCAAAAAATCCATCGCCTTTAACATTTACGCCTTTATAGGTTTCAGCTAAATTCATTTTTGAAAATACAAAACCTGTTAAGATACTAAATATTGCTAGTACAACAAAATAAACTATTGCAACTTTCCAACCTAATAAAGCCCATAACATAAACATCATTAATGGATTCATCAATGGTGAAGCAATTAAAAAACTCATAGAAGGACCAAAAGGGACTTTAGAATTTAATAATCCTGCGAGTATTGGAATAGTTGAACAGGAACAAAAGGGAGTAATCGCACCAAATACCATGCCTAAAAAATAATTAATTCCTTGGTTATGCTTACTTAACATGTTT
Coding sequences:
- a CDS encoding permease; translation: MIDSIMEFIKTFLMLFFELLILFIIVSFIVSLIQQVVSEDKIKNMLSKHNQGINYFLGMVFGAITPFCSCSTIPILAGLLNSKVPFGPSMSFLIASPLMNPLMMFMLWALLGWKVAIVYFVVLAIFSILTGFVFSKMNLAETYKGVNVKGDGFFANKEGSRFKQALNDAWAFLYPMLPYLFIGVFIGAFIYGFVPETFITKYASGDGVLPVFISSIIGIPMYIRPETMLPIAEALVSKGMSLGTVVALIIGGAGASIPEVVLLSKLFKKKFVISFIIAILVVAIATGLIVNSII
- a CDS encoding lactonase family protein; translation: MTKSGYIGSYTKKEGKGIYRFVLDESKAAIEKVETGFEIEASTYLTRKNQFLYAITKEGERCGIASFRIENDGELVLLNKCLDSVEGTGCYISVSDDGEYLFEAVYGAGIIRLYELDSATGEVVSLIEELKHNYKTGPHERQDHPHVHYAHQTPDKKFVAACDLGTDRIVSYSFNENGYDVAAISEFEAGFGPRHIEFHKNGKFAYVVHELANKVSVTQYVNGHFEEIANYSTLPGDFKDESKLAGVRLSHDQRYLYISNRGHDSIAVFAVNEKGDELEFVEIVPSGDEFPRDFNITEDDNYLVCAHQEGEYKVTVFERHQESGKLSLTDGQHHAAEGVCVIFD
- a CDS encoding alcohol dehydrogenase, with the translated sequence MGIKDVLNKLKPKDQECCSVEIEESKDVKEEKDEKKENNKCC